The Nitrospiraceae bacterium genome window below encodes:
- a CDS encoding phage tail protein has product MAQFTVNTHRFDPYKNFKFRVKWEGRYVAGISKVSTLKRTTEVVKHREGGDPSTSRKSPGRTEYDAVTLERGVTHDAEFEKWANKVWNYGSGLGAETSLKDFRKDIIIELYNEAGQLALAYKVHRCWVSEFQSLPDLDANANAVAISRLKLENEGWERDYEVSEPSEPTFTEPPV; this is encoded by the coding sequence ATGGCGCAGTTTACCGTCAACACGCATCGGTTCGACCCCTATAAGAATTTCAAGTTCCGGGTCAAATGGGAAGGACGCTACGTGGCCGGCATCAGCAAAGTCAGCACGCTTAAGCGTACCACCGAAGTGGTGAAGCATCGAGAGGGCGGGGATCCCAGCACAAGCCGTAAATCGCCGGGCCGGACCGAATATGATGCCGTCACGCTGGAACGCGGCGTCACGCACGACGCCGAATTCGAAAAATGGGCAAACAAGGTTTGGAACTACGGTTCGGGACTTGGCGCGGAAACGTCCCTCAAGGACTTTCGTAAGGACATCATCATCGAGTTGTACAACGAAGCCGGGCAACTCGCACTTGCGTACAAAGTCCATCGCTGTTGGGTCTCAGAGTTTCAGTCGTTGCCGGACCTCGACGCCAACGCGAATGCGGTCGCTATCTCGCGCCTCAAGCTCGAGAACGAAGGTTGGGAGCGCGATTACGAAGTGTCGGAGCCGAGCGAGCCTACCTTCACCGAGCCGCCGGTTTAA
- a CDS encoding DUF4255 domain-containing protein: MSNGLAIAATTAVLKDLLSNGLKAYKVGDIVGGDVTVSAVAPDKIDVAGAEDPTQLNLFLYQATPNQGWRNAGLPTRNRSGERISDNPLALNLHYLISAYGAKNFYPEIILGYAMQLLHETPVLTREAIRKALNPLPKPPDWPAALNTSELADQVEQLKISPEVMNTEEISKLWAAIQAHYRATAAYQVTVVLIESSRPTKNALPVAARSVYVVPFVQPVLDSVTEETSDIAPITGVSTLAAKGRHLRGRTTQVMVGGFDLTAHIRELRETQITFSLAPLPAGMHAGIQTVQVVHPMAMGTPPVPHSLVESNIEAFVLRPIITPNPPTGVVASVVDGVNVKSGNIQVDFNPNVGKTQRLLLLLNEFNPPSNRPARAYSFKTAPGNGVVDPNTETPSVTMAFSNVIPGDYLVRVQVDGAESLLAVDGTGMYATPKVTI; encoded by the coding sequence TTGAGCAACGGCCTTGCAATTGCAGCGACCACTGCTGTGCTAAAAGATCTGCTGTCCAACGGGCTTAAAGCCTATAAGGTCGGCGACATCGTTGGCGGCGACGTCACGGTCAGCGCCGTGGCTCCGGACAAAATCGACGTTGCCGGTGCCGAGGATCCCACCCAGCTCAACCTCTTTCTGTATCAAGCCACTCCCAATCAGGGCTGGCGCAACGCCGGACTACCAACGCGCAACAGGAGCGGCGAGCGCATCAGCGACAACCCCCTCGCACTAAACCTGCACTACCTAATCAGCGCGTACGGCGCCAAGAACTTTTATCCTGAGATCATCCTCGGCTATGCCATGCAGCTGTTGCACGAGACGCCGGTGCTCACGCGAGAGGCGATTCGTAAAGCACTGAACCCATTGCCCAAGCCGCCTGACTGGCCCGCGGCTCTGAACACGTCCGAGCTGGCGGATCAAGTCGAACAACTGAAGATCTCGCCGGAGGTGATGAATACCGAAGAGATCTCGAAGCTCTGGGCTGCCATTCAGGCCCACTATCGCGCAACGGCGGCATATCAGGTGACCGTGGTTCTGATCGAGAGCAGCCGCCCGACAAAGAACGCGCTTCCCGTCGCAGCTCGCAGCGTGTATGTGGTGCCGTTTGTTCAGCCGGTGCTCGACAGCGTGACAGAAGAGACAAGCGACATCGCGCCCATCACCGGGGTGAGTACGCTTGCCGCGAAGGGACGACACCTTCGGGGCAGGACGACTCAAGTCATGGTCGGGGGATTCGATCTGACCGCGCACATCCGCGAGTTGCGGGAGACACAGATCACATTCTCGCTAGCACCCCTTCCGGCAGGGATGCATGCGGGTATCCAGACGGTCCAGGTCGTGCACCCGATGGCGATGGGCACACCTCCGGTGCCGCACTCGCTGGTCGAATCCAATATCGAGGCGTTCGTACTCAGGCCGATCATCACGCCGAACCCTCCGACCGGCGTCGTGGCCTCGGTGGTCGATGGCGTGAACGTGAAATCAGGAAATATCCAGGTGGACTTCAATCCGAACGTCGGCAAGACTCAACGGCTACTGCTGCTCTTGAACGAGTTCAATCCGCCTTCAAACAGGCCGGCTCGGGCCTACAGCTTCAAGACGGCGCCGGGCAATGGCGTAGTCGATCCAAACACTGAGACCCCTTCGGTGACGATGGCGTTCAGCAACGTCATCCCCGGAGATTATTTGGTTCGAGTTCAGGTCGACGGCGCCGAGAGCTTGCTTGCAGTGGATGGGACGGGCATGTACGCAACGCCAAAAGTGACGATATGA